From the Actinomadura luzonensis genome, the window TAGTCGGGCACCAGCGTCTGGGCCCTCGCGCCCTGGCCGGGGCCGTGGTCGAGGACGATGGTGCCGGTCAGGGCGATGCCGACCGCGCAGCCGGTGACGACGCCGTCGGCGGTGTGGAGGTCGTCCCAGCTCTGGTGTCCCGGCAGGTCGAAGCCGTCTGGGACGATCATGCGCCGGCCGGTCACGAGCTCGGCGATCCTGCCGGGCACCTCGGCGGCGGGCAGCACGTGCACGACGGCCCGGTAGTCGTCCACCCGCTCGGCGAACAGCCCCACGAGGTCGCCGGTCGCGGCCGC encodes:
- a CDS encoding LutC/YkgG family protein, giving the protein MSAREEILARVAKAVAGAADVEIPRGYRVAAATGDLVGLFAERVDDYRAVVHVLPAAEVPGRIAELVTGRRMIVPDGFDLPGHQSWDDLHTADGVVTGCAVGIALTGTIVLDHGPGQGARAQTLVPDYHLCVVRADQIVSSVPEAIARLDPSRPLTWISGPSATSDIELNRVEGVHGPRTLEVIIST